The region catacaagcagaaattatactgaaacatcaacgcacAAGAAAACattcttgctctctaaatcttcacgaagcttttgcttataacgtgaaacactttgttcttactattgtaatattagcttatcttagaagcactctagattacataaatctttcatctattgattgttgatttcctcaagtgactctatgtagtctgtatacttgagagaactaagagatttttctcttagacgttgtttgtaatctttcaagattagtggattaagtccttgttgaaggcgaaatcacctcggccgggtggactggagtagctttgtgttataagcgaaccagtataaaatccttgtgtgattttcattttgaaaagcgcttatttttccaaacaattcaaaccccccctttcttgtttttctcaccttcggggtgcccgtgttgaactgctgtattttcatatttttgcctttctgagtatcccCAACTCCACTATTAGTGCTTTTAACCCTGTGCAACggcctgtaacaataacactaccaaaacGAAGCGTAAAAGAGACCTTTTTGACATAAACATGTAATAGAATGAAAGGCGATACCAAACTAATAAAACATAATAAATGACTCTGAAACAACTAGAAACAAACACAgatcttaccaaagtgatgaaaatatgtcggattaacggtgggaattcaatggaaatggtgaccgatcagcTAAACTatctgcttataacctctcttAGTGTCTCCATCACGCCTCCCAGCACAAATCTAATAGCCACCATGGCCACAAGAGGAAGAAACACGACTCTCCTTCCAAGAGTGGCAAAAACAAAAAGAAGAGGCACCATACAATGCCTCCTTCAGAGGCTCCTGTTGAAGATGCCGACACCCTTGTGCTCGACACTTCCATCCTTGATACGGTCCCTGCTCCAGCCGTAGGAGCTTCACCGTCGACTGGCATCTCTCCTGCTGCGTCCTCGGGGAAAGCAAATCAGGATGCAGTCTCTCCTGCGTCGCCACAGGTATTTACCCATTTTCCTGTtttactcctttggatttttgTTTTGCTTTTCTCACACATTTTTATTTCTGCAGGCTGATGCCTCTACTGAGCCGAGTCAACCTGTTGTTGACTACACTCCCGCGTCGCCAATTTCTTCTTTAGCTCGCCCCTTTCAATCTGTCGACACCGCTGGTGAGTCCATTGAATTTCCTCTCCAGATTAGTGATAGTGACTCTGACTCAGTCACTAGTCCTGTGATGCATCCGGActccagttcgactagttctgactcgagtctctcttcagcttccttgcaGGATCCACGAGGACCAGTAGGTGTCAACACCAATAAACAACAATCCTCTCAGACTACTCCTTTGTCGACTGCTTCTCCCCCTCAGATTACTTCTCCGTCAGCAGCTTCTCCTTCGACTTTCCCGGGGCTGACGATCAAGCCTTTTGCTTTAGAAGCAATTACCCGGCTTCACAATCTGGTGAAATCGCGTGACGCCTCTTCAGACTCTGAGCAGCTCCATTCTGGTAAAATGGGCCCTGAGGCGACAAAGGCTAAGGCTCTCATGGACAAAGTCCGCGTTTACGCTTTGAATTCTGATCTTCCTTTCGTGCTCATGCATGAACCCATTGTCGGTCCAGAGATCCTGAGCGTGCTTGCCCAACTAAAGGGTCTCCATATCTCTAATTATGCCAAGCGCGCAATGGCGGCTCTCGAACAAATTTTGGTGCCTATGCTGCGCCACATCGACAATGTTCGGGACATTGAACGCCAGATTGTTGTTACTGAGGCCTTCGTGAAGGAAAAATGGGAGTTGGTCACACATGCCGACGCGGAGGTTACCAATATGTTGGGGGCTATGGGGGAGCGGCGAAAAGAATTGACTTCCAAACAAACACGAGCCATTGAACTACGTCAACAAATTGATGCCCTTTGGCGTCAAATTGCCACTCTAGATAGTGAGTTGGAATCAATTGTTAAGGAGGAGTCACGCTTTGTCGACGAAGTGCTAAAACCTGCTCAGCCCACTGTGGAGCAAACTACCAGTGATGCCCTAGCCGTCGGTGAAGAGCTCATGGCCGTCGAAGGAAAACTTGAAGAGCTCAAAGCCCATGCCGACACCTTGGAGTTTGCGTCCTTGCATTATAATTTTGAGCTTAAGTCTTTCCAATCTAAGTTCGGCCAACTTTGATAGTTTCTATTGATTGTATCAGTTTTTTTGTAATGTTTAAACAATGGCTTCTTGCCACATTAATGTTATCTTTCTTACCTTTAGCACTGTATATTTATTTCCTGTGCCTTTGCAGCTGGTTTCTAACATAGTTATCTCCAACCTTATTCTTTCGACAGTTATTTAGTCTGCCaaaattttgacctcttgaaggagaggcctatattTTTTCAAGTATTTTCCGTTCACTCTTAAAATCCGCCTGtctggtgccaactcttcgacctcgTAGGCGTTGTTAGAAAAGGCCTGCAAAACCTTAAACGGTCCCTCCCAATTTGGGGACCACTTACCAAAAACTCTATCATCTCTGTCCATAGGCAGGATCACCCTCCAAACCAGATCGTCAACCGCAAACACTTTACCTCTCACCCTTTTATTGTAGGCTCGGGCGACTTTCTCTTTCTGTCTTTGTAGGGAGTCCAATGCTAACATTCTTTCTTCATCTATGTCGACTAATTCGTCTGTCATCATACTCCAgtaatcttcagaaggtatttcgTACTGCCTTTGGGTTCTGACCGCCTGGACCTGAATCTCTACTGGAAATACTGCGTCATGCCCATAAGCCAGTCAAAATGGGGTTGTTCCAGTTGCTTCTTTTGGTGAtgttcgacatgcccacaaagcttggTCCAACttcttatgccaatttcttggtCTTTTCCCTATGTGTTTCTTTATTAAGTTGATGATCACCTTATTAGCAGCTTCGACTTAGCCATTCGCCTGTGCGTAATAGGGGGTAGAGGTCAGTAATttgattcccatttcttttgCAAATTCTTGCACTTTTCGACCAGTGAAAACTGACCCCTGGTCGGTTGTGATAGTTTCTAGGATGCCAAATCTGCAAACGATGTAACTCTGGACAAAGTCTATCACACCTTCTTGGTCCACATTTGTTAATGCCacggcttcgacccattttgtgaaatagtcgataccgactaacacatacctttgttgtttcgacgaggctGGCTTTATTTCTCCTATAACGTCCAGAGCCCATCCTCGAAATGGCCAGGGTTTCACAATTGTATGTAgctcgcttgcaggcacatgctgtatgcccccatgcaattggcattcttgacagcctttagcaaattcaatgcaatctttcagcattgaaggccaataaactcctgagcgcatcaagagccatttcatcttcaAACCTGCTTGATATGCCCCACACATGCCCGCTATGTATGCTTGACACAACCACGTATGCCTTACTTTCTCCCAAGCATTTTAATAACACTCCTTCGACtgtctttttgaataattcatcaTTTACCAAGACGTAGCTAAGGGCCCTATATTTTATCTTTCGATTTGTCGACCCTACGGGATTACGTAAGTAATCGACTAGCGGTTTACGCTAATCACCTCCCCCGTTGTTGTCGACAgccagaatttcaaaatgatttttatcCACTGCTCCCAACTTCACGATCGCCAGATCTGACGGTGACAACACTGTCGCTCGTACTTTCTCTCTTACTTGGACCTCTTCATCCTGGTCTTTCGACGCTTTATACCCTGAGGCCTCCTGCGCCAAATCATTTGCTCTTTGGTTTTCTTGTCGTGGAATGTGTTGGAGAttgacttgctcaaacctcttgagtaatCTGATAATGACCAtaaaatacatgattaaattttctttaacacacctgTACTCCTTTGAtgcttgtttaatcactaactccaagtctcccataatttcgacattccttgcccccaattctaTAAGTAGTTCAAGTCCGGTGATCAGTGACTCATATTCTacttcattattggtgcataccccttcgattctgtatttgaactctgctggaattccatctggagaaattatgactcctcctaTCCCAGATCCATGCTTATGTCTTGACCCGTCGAAGTATAGCCTCCATGGTGCTAAATCTACGTAATTTtgcgccatttcgaccattgaatggtcgacaagAAAATCCACTACTACCTTCCCTTTCATCGCTTTCAAGGGTACGTATGTCAGGGAGTATTCTGTtaacgctaaagcccattttccaattcgactatgcaaaattggtttagacaacatgtgtttaataatatcaaagtgggaagatacgtacacatcaacaggcttgatatattgctttaatttcatacaagagaaatacaggcataaacatagtttttctatatcactatacctagtttcaggatcattaagcattcgactgaggtaatacacaggtctttcgacgcatttttcatcctcttggactaacatacttcctatagtcgattctgaGGCTGCAATATACAGTCTCATTGGCCTATGCCTAACATGAAGGGCCAATACTGGAGGCCtagtcaaatactctttgattttgtcgaaagcctcttggtgTTCATCCTGCCACTTGAAATCCTCGTTCTTCAGTCGAAGTAGTAGGGAGAACTCTTTTGTTTTGCCACTTAGATTTaatataaatcttctaagaaaatttatttttcccAGAAAAGATTGCAACTCCTTTTTGGTTGGcggaggcttgacgtccataatagcttttgttttgctttgatttacttcaataccttttttatgcaccacaaaaCCCAGGAAGTCGCCTGCTTGCACACAAAAAGCgcactttaatggattcatttttaatccacaTTTCCTCATCCTCAGAAAGGCTTTTCGAAGATGTTCGACGTGAGTATGTTGACCATTggattttatcacaatatcatcaatgtagacttgcatgaaatcttcaatgaaatcatggaacattgagttcattaccttctggtatgttgctccggcatttttcaaaCCGAATGGCATGGCAACCACCTCATATGTCCCCAAGGCTCCTAGAcatcgaaacgccgtcttcggcacgtcttcctctgcaataaaaatttggttatatccggcATAGCCATCTaacatgcttaaatattcaaaaccagcggcCGAGTCGACCAACATTTCAGCCACGGGCATGGCATATTCATCTTTTGGGGTGGcaacatttagatctctaaaatcaatgcatacccttAAAGATCCATTTTTCTTTATGACTGACACAATATTGGCCAGCCATTCGACGTACCTTGCAGTTTGAATAAACTTGcttttcaggagtctttctacttttgtttttatctttgccatgatctcTGGGGCGAAATGCATGGGCGTCTGCTTCACTGACGGTCTTCCAGTTTTTATTGGCAGTTTTAACTCAACCAAATCTctacttaaaccaggcatttcgttATAATTCCAAGCAAAGCAATCCCTAAATTCTTTAAGTATGGATATTACCTTAGATTTTAGTTCTTTGTCGATGTTGGCGCTTATGTACGTTGGCCTTTTATCGCCATTctcgccaaggtcgacttcttccaaggggtcttttggtcggatcttctctggtgcctttgggtctttttcaaaccctaaaggttcattGTCATAAATGCAGTCCGGACGCTGCATGTCGATGTTCCTTTTAGCCAT is a window of Lathyrus oleraceus cultivar Zhongwan6 chromosome 6, CAAS_Psat_ZW6_1.0, whole genome shotgun sequence DNA encoding:
- the LOC127094844 gene encoding uncharacterized protein LOC127094844, whose product is MPPSEAPVEDADTLVLDTSILDTVPAPAVGASPSTGISPAASSGKANQDAVSPASPQADASTEPSQPVVDYTPASPISSLARPFQSVDTAGESIEFPLQISDSDSDSVTSPVMHPDSSSTSSDSSLSSASLQDPRGPVGVNTNKQQSSQTTPLSTASPPQITSPSAASPSTFPGLTIKPFALEAITRLHNLVKSRDASSDSEQLHSGKMGPEATKAKALMDKVRVYALNSDLPFVLMHEPIVGPEILSVLAQLKGLHISNYAKRAMAALEQILVPMLRHIDNVRDIERQIVVTEAFVKEKWELVTHADAEVTNMLGAMGERRKELTSKQTRAIELRQQIDALWRQIATLDSELESIVKEESRFVDEVLKPAQPTVEQTTSDALAVGEELMAVEGKLEELKAHADTLEFASLHYNFELKSFQSKFGQL